In Trichoderma atroviride chromosome 2, complete sequence, one DNA window encodes the following:
- a CDS encoding uncharacterized protein (TransMembrane:1 (i38-59o)~BUSCO:EOG092D1HB6) has protein sequence MSNPLPSMPPGRPAAVAVDANSSSTWDRISSWVSENKAVVYTIAGVAVVVTGAGVVYYLNSDSKSDASPKLSKKERRKRKEAERKAADSKASQPKGATVEPESELPEIDEATVLQLSPEVREQYAARLKQAGNKAYGDKAYNKAIDLYSQAILCKPDAVFYSNRAACYSAMSEWEKVVEDTTAAISMDPDYIKAINRRATAYEHLKMYSEALLDFTASCIIDNFKSESTAQAVERLLKVFAEHKAKEVMASRPAKLPSPIFVGNYLQSFRQKPRPAALDDSIELSLDTGLGQLQLGFQGLEQKTAEGYEEARQAFEKAIELGDLGEHEALAYNLRGTIRTLLGNHAAATEDFDRSIELDPKMTQSYIKRASISLELGEPDKADAEFDKALEQDNDDPDVYYHRAQAHFIKGDLASAQKDYQKSIDLDKDFIFSHIQLGVTQYKMGSIASSMATFRRCIKNFPKVPDVYNYYGELLLDQGNYPEAIEKFDTAMEMEKQSKPMSMNVLPLINKALALFQSSSDFKEAEKLCQKALIIDPECDIAVATMAQLLLQQNKVTEALKYFERAAELARTEGEIVNALSYAEATRTQVKVTEKYPKLAEKLAGGPGGPGGLRMP, from the exons ATGTCTAACCCGCTGCCGTCAATGCCTCCGGGCCGCCCCGCCGCTGTCGCTGTCGACGCGAACTCGTCCTCGACCTGGGACCGGATATCGTCGTGGGTGTCGGAGAACAAGGCCGTGGTCTATACCATTGCGGGCGTGGCTGTTGTCGTCACCGGCGCGGGCGTCGTCTACTATCTGAATTCCGATTCG AAGTCCGATGCGTCACCAAAGCTcagcaagaaggagaggaggaagcgcAAAGAGGCCGAGCGCAAAGCCGCCGACTCCAAAGCTTCTCAGCCCAAAGGCGCCACCGTCGAGCCCGAATCCGAGCTGCCAGAAATCGACGAGGCCACCGTTCTACAGCTGAGCCCCGAGGTGCGAGAACAGTATGCCGCTCGGCTGAAGCAGGCCGGTAACAAGGCCTACGGTGATAAGGCATACAACAAGGCCATCGACCTCTACTCCCAGGCCATTCTGTGCAAGCCAGATGCCGTCTTCTACTCCAACAGAGCTGCCTGCTACAGCGCCATGAGCGAGTGGGAAAAGGTCGTCGAAGATACCACAGCCGCCATCAGCATGGACCCCGATTACATTAAGGCTATTAACCGCCGTGCTACTGCCTACGAGCACCTAAAGATGTACTCCGAGGCCCTTCTCGACTTCACAGCCTCTTGCATCATCGACAACTTCAAGAGCGAATCAACTGCCCAGGCAGTTGAGAGACTGCTCAAGGTCTTCGCCGAGcacaaggccaaagaagtCATGGCATCCAGACCCGCCAAGCTTCCTAGCCCCATCTTCGTCGGCAACTACCTGCAGAGCTTCCGCCAGAAGCCCCGCCCTGCGGCTCTTGACGACTCAATCGAGCTCTCTCTGGATACCGGTCTgggacagctgcagctcggtTTCCAGGGGCTCGAGCAGAAGACGGCCGAGGGATACGAGGAGGCCAGACAGGCGTTCGAGAAGGCCATAGAGCTGGGCGATCTCGGCGAGCACGAGGCTCTCGCTTACAACTTGCGGGGTACTATTCGAACCCTTCTTGGTAACCACGCCGCGGCAACGGAGGATTTCGACCGCAGTATCGAACTCGACCCAAAGATGACCCAGAGCTATATCAAGCGAGCTAGCATCAGTTTGGAGCTGGGCGAGCCTGACAAGGCCGACGCCGAGTTTGACAAGGCCCTCGAGCAGGATAACGACGACCCCGATGTCTATTACCACCGCGCCCAGGCTCACTTCATCAAGGGCGACCTCGCAAGCGCACAGAAGGACTACCAGAAGTCGATTGACCTGGACAAggacttcatcttctcccacaTCCAGCTGGGTGTTACCCAGTACAAGATGGGCTCCATCGCGTCGTCCATGGCCACCTTCCGACGATGCATCAAGAACTTCCCCAAGGTCCCCGACGTTTACAACTACTACGGCGAGCTGTTGCTAGACCAGGGTAACTACCCCGAGGCCATTGAGAAGTTTGATAccgccatggagatggagaagcagtCGAAGCCCATGTCCATGAACGTTCTGCCCCTGATTAACAAAGCTCTCGCCCTATTTCAGTCATCGTCTGACTttaaagaggcagagaagcttTGCCAAAAGGCTCTGATTA TTGATCCTGAGTGTGATATTGCTGTAGCCACCATGgctcagcttcttcttcagcagaaCAAGGTCACCGAGGCGCTCAAGTACTTTGAGCGTGCGGCAGAGCTCGCCCGAACCGAGGGCGAAATTGTCAACGCCTTGTCCTACGCGGAGGCTACGCGCACCCAAGTCAAGGTCACGGAGAAGTACCCCAAGTTGGCGGAGAAGCTCGCAGGCGGCCCAGGCGGCCCTGGTGGACTGCGCATGCCTTAG
- a CDS encoding uncharacterized protein (TransMembrane:1 (i301-324o)), with amino-acid sequence MSGQQNPYSQGPAQEAGHNLGGYGQLNPYATNTSESPYNNYEMQDYNSQAQGQTSNGYGQEQSRQPLSQADFLSRVGELRNDIKSLTSEIDFIGQLHQRTLSTTDPEATQQLEHYVAQTQVRNTAIKDGIKGLERDLLKTTDASRTTKKTQLESLKTFFKSELDKYQSIERDYQQRYREQIARQYRIVNPDASEDEVQQATEADWNNEGVFQTALRTNRSGHAASLLGNVRARHNELQRIEQTLSELAILFQELASMVEQQENVVVAAEVNAESTVQNIEKGNEQVSQGIQHARRTRRLKWWCALIVFLICLAIALGVGLGVALTNKH; translated from the exons ATGTCAGGGCAGCAGAATCCCTATTCTCAAGGCCCTGCGCAAGAGGCCGGGCACAATCTCGGCGGCTATGGCCAG CTCAACCCATATGCCACCAACACCAGTGAAAGCCCGTACAACAATTACGAGATGCAGGACTACAACAGCCAAGCCCAAGGTCAGACCAGCAATGGATACGGCCAGGAGCAATCGCGACAGCCTCTGTCGCAGGCAGACTTCCTCAGCCGCGTGGGAGAACTCCGCAACGACATCAAGTCGCTGACCTCAGAGATCGACTTCATCGGCCAGCTGCATCAGCGCACTCTCAGCACTACTGACCCAGAGGCCacccagcagcttgagcacTATGTGGCGCAAACGCAAGTTCGTAAcaccgccatcaaggacggTATCAAGGGTTTGGAACGCGATCTGCTCAAGACAACAGATGCGTCTCGCACCACCAAGAAGACCCAGCTGGAGTCGCTCAAGACATTCTTCAAGTCCGAGCTCGACAAGTACCAGAGCATTGAGCGCGACTACCAGCAGCGTTACCGAGAACAGATTGCGAGACAGTATCGTATTGTGAACCCGGATGCATCGGAGGACGAGGTGCAGCAGGCCACAGAGGCTGATTGGAACAACGAGGGTGTTTTCCAGACAGCT CTTCGCACCAACCGCTCCGGCCACGCTGCTTCTCTCCTTGGCAACGTGCGCGCTCGCCACAACGAGCTGCAGCGCATTGAGCAGACCCTGTCCGAACTCGCCATTCTCTTCCAGGAACTCGCCTCCATGGTCGAGCAGCAGGAGAACGTCGTTGTCGCCGCCGAGGTCAACGCCGAGAGCACGGTCCAGAACATCGAGAAGGGTAACGAGCAAGTCAGCCAAGGTATCCAGCACGCCCGCCGCACTCGTCGTCTCAAGTGGTGGTGCGCTCTCATCGTCTTCCTTATCTGTCTCGCCATTGCTCTGGGCGTGGGTCTGGGTGTTGCCTTGACGAACAAACACTGA
- a CDS encoding uncharacterized protein (BUSCO:EOG092D343G), with product MIRKQARQRRDYLYRRALLLRDAEISEKRAKLRASLASGKPLDPEIANDKSLRKDYQYDESRDLTTNEQLDLDDEYAQLSGIVDPRVLVTTSRDPSARLSAFAKEIRLLLPTSIRMNRGNLILPDLVKSAQSAGLSDMLLLHEHRGTPTALTISHLPHGPTVSFSLHNVVLRHDIPGSIRGTVSEAYPHLIFDGFTTRLGERVVKVLKHLFPPREPITSKNKVGNRVVTFKNIDDSIEVRHHVFVRTGYDSVELSEVGPRMTMRVFEIRGGTLENKEGDVEWHLSQYTRTSRKKNYL from the exons ATGATT CGCAAACAAGCACGCCAAAGGCGTGATTATCTCTACCGACGAGCCCTTTTACTGCGAGATGCCGAAATcagcgagaagagagccaAACTGAGGGCTTCACTCGCTTCAGGAAAACCATTGGACCCAGAAATCGCCAACGACAAATCCCTGAGGAAAGATTATCAATATGATGAATCCCGCGATCTTACTACAAATGAGCAGCTGGACCTGGACGACGAGTATGCGCAGCTATCTGGCATCGTCGACCCTCGAGTTCTTGTAACGACCTCTCGCGACCCTTCGGCCAGATTATCAGCCTTTGCAAAGGAAATCAGACTTCTTCTACCAACTTCTATTCGCATGAACCGTGGTAACCTTATCTTGCCCGACCTTGTCAAGTCTGCCCAGTCCGCAGGCCTGTCTGATATGCTCCTACTTCACGAACATCGCGGTACTCCTACGGCTCTGACGATTTCTCATTTACCTCACGGACCGACAGTCTCATTCTCCCTGCACAACGTTGTTCTCCGCCACGATATCCCTGGCAGTATTCGAGGAACGGTGTCAGAGGCATACCCTCACCTGATCTTTGACGGCTTTACAACTCGCCTGGGAGAACGGGTTGTCAAGGTGCTGAAGCATCTATTCCCTCCTAGAGAACCAATTACCAGCAAGAACAAGGTTGGCAACCGGGTAGTCACATTTAAGAACATCGACGACAGCATCGAAGTCAGACATCACGTTTTTGTACGGACGGGTTACGACAGCGTTGAGCTGTCCGAAGTCGGTCCCCGAATGACAATGAGAGTATTCGAAATTCGCGGAGGTACTCTGGAGAATAAAGAGGGTGACGTCGAGTGGCATTTGTCGCAATATACTCGAACATCTAGGAAGAAGAATTATCTCTGA